Proteins encoded by one window of Candidatus Thermoplasmatota archaeon:
- a CDS encoding UPF0147 family protein, which produces MTMEETLQEVMPALEQLIEDFTIPKNIRKVFSEVKEILLNTKNPLDVRSATANLKFEELVNDPNLPMHARTALWGVMSKLETVR; this is translated from the coding sequence ATGACTATGGAGGAGACGTTGCAAGAAGTAATGCCAGCTTTAGAGCAGCTTATCGAAGATTTCACAATACCTAAAAATATAAGAAAAGTTTTTTCTGAAGTCAAAGAGATATTATTAAATACCAAAAACCCTTTAGATGTACGGAGCGCTACAGCCAACTTAAAATTCGAAGAACTTGTAAACGATCCCAACCTCCCAATGCATGCAAGAACCGCGCTCTGGGGAGTGATGAGCAAGCTAGAGACTGTAAGATAA
- the moaA gene encoding GTP 3',8-cyclase MoaA, producing the protein MLKDKFGRIVKSLRISLTQRCNLKCFYCHNEGQEHCYNELSIQELNKILELAKKLDIRKVKFTGGEPLVREDIIEVVESASEHMTEISMTTNGTFLVEYAKELKAKGLKRVNISLDTLSSEKYRLITGASALADALAGVEAAYKARLSPIKLNMVLLKGINEDEIPSMLEFAAQYNAILQIIELEGNGKSTIYKRYHCDFSELERNLEARALRVERRALHNRKKYHLRLGNKVAQIELVKPMHNSEFCRNCTRIRITSDGKLKPCLFRKETYELASLIRSNSTEEQLLEIFKNAIVNRVPYWK; encoded by the coding sequence ATGCTAAAAGATAAGTTTGGACGAATTGTTAAAAGTTTAAGAATTTCTTTAACTCAGCGCTGCAATTTAAAATGCTTCTACTGTCATAATGAAGGTCAGGAGCATTGTTATAATGAGCTATCCATTCAAGAGCTCAATAAAATTTTAGAGCTTGCTAAGAAATTAGATATTAGAAAGGTAAAATTTACTGGTGGAGAGCCTTTAGTGAGGGAAGATATTATTGAGGTTGTAGAGTCAGCTTCTGAGCACATGACGGAAATTTCTATGACAACAAACGGAACATTTCTTGTTGAGTATGCTAAAGAACTTAAAGCAAAGGGCTTGAAAAGGGTGAATATTTCACTTGATACCTTAAGCTCCGAAAAATATAGATTGATTACAGGTGCTAGCGCTCTTGCCGATGCTCTAGCCGGAGTAGAAGCTGCCTATAAAGCAAGGCTATCTCCTATTAAGCTCAATATGGTATTGCTCAAAGGAATAAATGAAGATGAAATTCCATCAATGCTTGAATTTGCAGCTCAATACAATGCAATACTTCAAATTATAGAGCTTGAGGGTAACGGTAAAAGCACGATTTACAAACGATATCATTGTGATTTCTCAGAATTAGAGAGAAATTTAGAAGCCAGAGCTTTAAGAGTAGAAAGAAGGGCTCTGCATAACCGCAAAAAATATCATCTTAGGCTTGGCAATAAAGTTGCTCAGATAGAGCTTGTAAAGCCGATGCATAACTCGGAATTTTGCAGAAACTGCACAAGAATAAGAATAACTAGTGATGGCAAGCTTAAGCCGTGCTTGTTCAGAAAAGAAACTTATGAGCTTGCGAGTTTGATTAGGAGCAATTCAACTGAAGAGCAGCTCCTAGAAATATTTAAGAATGCAATAGTTAATAGAGTGCCGTATTGGAAATGA
- a CDS encoding MoaD/ThiS family protein gives MKVSVKFFALHREAVGKEKITLDVKEGATIETLLNLLLEKYPALKKLKDYTFISLNHNYAAPEQKLKDNDEVALFPPVSGG, from the coding sequence ATGAAAGTCTCAGTAAAATTCTTTGCCCTGCATCGCGAAGCTGTTGGAAAGGAAAAAATTACTCTTGATGTTAAAGAAGGCGCTACTATAGAAACGCTCCTAAACCTTCTGCTTGAGAAATATCCTGCACTTAAAAAACTCAAAGATTATACTTTCATATCATTAAATCACAACTATGCAGCTCCAGAGCAAAAGCTAAAAGATAATGATGAGGTAGCGCTGTTTCCGCCAGTATCGGGTGGCTAG
- a CDS encoding metal-dependent hydrolase — translation MHLLLSAFFISTLYLLLLSTDKSIPHLPPFRSGTYTLSIAPIPMVVAGVFVALYGSILPDIDTVKSKVFLFTILALLALCCCALLIGEKVLFSLAVFLILLIVVLVILGHRKITHRPVFALAYGALAGIIFFDFYVAIFAFVGWSSHLVSDKIAGKNRF, via the coding sequence GTGCATCTTTTATTAAGCGCGTTTTTTATTTCTACACTTTACTTACTTCTTCTATCCACAGATAAAAGTATTCCTCATCTACCGCCTTTCAGATCCGGTACCTATACCCTATCTATCGCCCCAATCCCCATGGTAGTAGCAGGGGTCTTCGTAGCTCTCTACGGCTCTATACTGCCAGATATAGACACAGTAAAATCAAAAGTCTTCCTGTTTACAATTTTAGCTCTGCTGGCGCTTTGTTGCTGTGCGCTGTTGATTGGCGAGAAAGTTCTCTTTAGTCTGGCTGTTTTTCTAATTTTGTTAATAGTTGTGCTTGTAATTTTAGGGCATCGCAAGATTACTCACAGACCGGTATTTGCACTTGCCTACGGTGCGCTTGCAGGAATAATATTTTTTGATTTTTATGTTGCGATTTTTGCTTTTGTAGGCTGGAGCTCGCATTTGGTCAGTGATAAAATCGCAGGGAAAAACAGGTTTTAA
- the pgk gene encoding phosphoglycerate kinase — protein MPEFFTLDDFDFKNKVVLVRVDINSPVEKGKITDDSRIRECTKTLKELSDRKAKVIVLAHQGRVGKSDFIALKEHAQIMTEILGKEVRYVDDLFGSRALSAIEELKDGEIIILENTRFYSEEISFDNMPIEAMAKTHLVKNLSSEADYFVNDAFAASHRAQPSLVGFTEVLPSVAGRVMENEIEMLSKALRADKPCIAVLGGTKVDDSIEVASNMLRAKIADRILTTGLVANLFLQAKGYELGNKNIEILKKELKDYDEFLVRAQDLLKTFESEIEIPNDLAVNDNSKRLEFVISELPTENPIQDIGRGTIERYSYFIKSAKTIIANGPAGVFENDNFALGTNELFKAIANTRAYKVFGGGHTNEVIEKLGLKTKIDHLSTGGGACVSFLAGKKMPVIDALKKSKQKYSNYFLAESTRK, from the coding sequence ATGCCGGAATTCTTTACCTTAGACGATTTCGATTTCAAGAATAAAGTAGTTCTAGTAAGAGTTGATATAAACTCGCCTGTAGAGAAAGGTAAAATTACTGACGATTCCAGGATAAGAGAATGTACTAAAACATTAAAAGAACTTAGTGATAGGAAAGCAAAAGTAATTGTACTAGCGCATCAGGGTAGAGTAGGTAAAAGCGATTTTATTGCGCTTAAAGAGCACGCTCAAATTATGACTGAAATTTTAGGTAAAGAAGTGAGATATGTGGATGATTTGTTCGGTAGTAGAGCGCTGAGCGCAATTGAAGAATTAAAAGATGGTGAAATTATAATCCTTGAGAATACAAGGTTCTATTCTGAAGAAATATCTTTTGACAATATGCCAATAGAGGCAATGGCTAAAACACACTTAGTTAAAAATCTATCGAGCGAGGCAGATTATTTTGTTAACGATGCATTTGCAGCTTCGCATAGAGCACAGCCTAGCTTGGTTGGCTTTACTGAAGTTTTGCCTAGTGTTGCGGGAAGAGTTATGGAGAATGAAATAGAGATGCTGAGCAAAGCACTACGTGCTGATAAACCTTGTATTGCAGTACTTGGCGGCACTAAAGTAGACGATAGTATAGAAGTAGCCAGTAATATGCTGAGAGCAAAAATTGCAGATAGAATTTTAACTACTGGGCTAGTTGCAAATCTGTTTCTGCAAGCTAAAGGTTATGAGCTTGGGAATAAAAATATTGAGATTCTCAAAAAAGAGCTCAAAGACTATGATGAATTTTTAGTACGAGCACAAGATTTGCTCAAGACTTTCGAGAGCGAGATTGAGATACCAAATGATCTTGCTGTTAATGATAATAGCAAGCGTTTGGAGTTTGTGATATCTGAATTGCCTACTGAAAATCCCATCCAAGACATTGGCAGAGGCACAATCGAACGCTACTCCTATTTCATAAAAAGCGCTAAAACAATAATAGCTAACGGCCCAGCTGGGGTATTCGAGAATGATAATTTTGCACTCGGCACTAACGAACTGTTTAAAGCAATTGCAAATACTAGAGCATACAAAGTTTTCGGTGGAGGGCATACAAATGAAGTTATAGAGAAGCTTGGCTTGAAAACTAAAATTGATCATTTATCTACTGGTGGAGGAGCTTGCGTTAGTTTCTTAGCAGGCAAGAAAATGCCGGTAATAGACGCTCTTAAAAAATCCAAGCAGAAATATAGTAATTATTTTTTAGCAGAGAGTACTAGAAAATAA
- a CDS encoding ArsR family transcriptional regulator: protein MATLPPGRTKVVNDVTELVPLLRIVDTDIKRKIFQELVTNWRSLKEIESLYGEEGKEALLLFEKTKLVESKWQSTSEGKPEKVYRTYYTSFHINAHCPITEICDLLTVATASEEEFSKLETKILEAVNDKSVFIGDVAQALNVSQTMVKGLVRRSTKLDYRGHRIEKVAVEE from the coding sequence ATGGCTACTCTACCGCCGGGTCGAACTAAAGTAGTAAACGATGTAACAGAGCTTGTACCTTTACTCAGGATAGTTGATACAGACATTAAAAGAAAGATTTTTCAAGAGCTTGTAACTAACTGGCGAAGTTTAAAAGAGATAGAATCGCTTTACGGTGAAGAGGGTAAAGAAGCTTTGTTACTTTTCGAGAAGACGAAATTAGTAGAAAGTAAGTGGCAATCCACCAGCGAAGGCAAACCTGAAAAGGTCTATCGTACTTACTATACCTCATTTCATATAAACGCGCACTGCCCAATAACTGAGATATGCGATTTACTCACAGTTGCAACAGCGAGTGAAGAAGAGTTCTCTAAGTTAGAGACGAAAATTTTAGAGGCTGTAAATGATAAAAGCGTTTTTATAGGCGATGTGGCTCAAGCCTTAAATGTATCGCAAACTATGGTGAAAGGTCTTGTGAGAAGGTCTACTAAGTTGGATTATAGAGGTCATAGAATAGAGAAAGTTGCAGTGGAAGAGTAA
- the cgi121 gene encoding KEOPS complex subunit Cgi121 yields the protein MFSIIAGRVKGGDKFLKIKNFSSKSKVIIAALNADIIIGKEHLVSACNHAIKAFERGKNIANKLENEILLYVCGERQIARAIAKVGIKRSTERVALVIVGKCSIAKLISELGLQVNNKILESNITQKLKKFKFSKEEINACTNAKDLILERIALLKEGD from the coding sequence ATGTTCTCGATTATAGCAGGCAGAGTAAAAGGAGGTGATAAATTTCTTAAAATCAAAAATTTTTCTAGTAAAAGTAAAGTAATAATTGCTGCTTTAAATGCAGATATTATAATAGGAAAAGAGCATTTAGTTTCAGCATGCAATCATGCAATTAAAGCATTTGAAAGAGGAAAAAACATAGCTAATAAGCTGGAGAACGAAATTTTACTGTATGTATGTGGCGAGAGGCAAATAGCAAGAGCAATAGCTAAAGTAGGGATAAAGAGAAGTACAGAGAGGGTTGCTTTAGTAATAGTTGGTAAATGCAGTATTGCGAAGCTAATCTCAGAGCTGGGGTTGCAAGTAAACAATAAAATTCTCGAAAGTAATATTACACAGAAACTAAAAAAATTCAAATTTAGTAAAGAAGAAATTAATGCATGTACAAACGCCAAAGATTTGATTTTAGAAAGAATAGCGCTTCTCAAAGAAGGCGATTGA
- a CDS encoding FAD-dependent oxidoreductase, whose amino-acid sequence MTNIVIIGLGTSGFFAARSALSTNKVAKVTVIEKRPYDMFSPCALPYAISKLVDFDKLKYELPEMKNFVKLLAHEAIELKPQENVVIVRDLNSNKLKNIYYDKLIIATGSSPVIPKIRYSKALLGKDIHVVSNLENAKSVLEASNKAKSVLVVGAGPVGLESAVALNKAGKNVLVVEKLSRLLPNNIDEDMSEIIAQKLTEKGLSFKFNSELKEIEGSDKIEYAVINHEKVYPHTLVVCVGTKPNAELASKAGIELGITGGIKVSSKLETSISNIYSCGDCSETISAITQKPILAKLASIAYRQGEIAGINAGGGSAIYEGALATFATELHGVEIASTGLTTEQALNEGYEAISTKLKSRTKPEYMPDSEEIIMKITFERDTGKILGAQGIGNNVTWRVNIIGLAIQKNINIMRLKNLELAYTPALCEVYDILAMLIDYSARKLKKA is encoded by the coding sequence ATGACAAATATTGTAATTATAGGTTTGGGTACTAGCGGGTTCTTCGCAGCCAGAAGCGCTTTAAGCACAAACAAGGTTGCAAAAGTTACTGTCATTGAAAAAAGGCCTTACGATATGTTCTCACCATGCGCTCTACCTTATGCAATTTCTAAACTTGTAGATTTTGATAAGTTGAAGTACGAGCTACCTGAAATGAAAAATTTTGTTAAATTGCTGGCTCATGAAGCTATTGAGCTCAAACCTCAAGAGAATGTAGTAATAGTGAGGGATTTAAATTCAAACAAGCTGAAAAATATTTACTACGATAAATTAATTATTGCAACAGGTAGCTCGCCAGTTATTCCTAAAATACGTTACTCCAAGGCTCTTCTTGGGAAAGATATTCATGTAGTTTCTAACCTGGAAAATGCTAAATCAGTTTTGGAGGCAAGTAATAAAGCTAAGTCTGTGCTCGTTGTAGGTGCAGGCCCTGTAGGATTAGAGAGCGCAGTTGCACTTAATAAAGCAGGTAAAAACGTTCTCGTAGTTGAGAAGCTTTCTAGACTACTTCCCAACAATATTGATGAAGATATGAGTGAAATTATAGCTCAGAAACTTACTGAGAAAGGACTGAGCTTCAAATTTAACAGCGAGCTAAAAGAGATAGAAGGTAGCGATAAAATAGAATATGCAGTTATAAACCACGAAAAAGTTTATCCACATACTCTCGTGGTTTGTGTTGGTACTAAGCCCAATGCAGAGCTGGCCTCTAAAGCAGGTATTGAACTTGGTATTACAGGCGGTATTAAAGTGAGCTCAAAGTTAGAAACCTCAATATCTAATATTTATTCATGTGGAGATTGCTCAGAAACTATTTCTGCAATCACTCAAAAGCCGATTCTAGCAAAGCTTGCTTCAATAGCTTACAGACAAGGCGAAATTGCAGGTATAAATGCAGGTGGTGGATCAGCCATTTACGAAGGTGCTTTGGCAACTTTCGCTACAGAACTTCATGGAGTAGAGATTGCAAGTACTGGTTTAACTACTGAGCAAGCCTTGAACGAGGGTTATGAAGCAATAAGTACAAAATTAAAATCAAGAACAAAGCCTGAGTACATGCCTGACAGCGAAGAAATAATAATGAAGATTACTTTTGAAAGAGATACCGGTAAAATACTGGGCGCGCAAGGAATAGGAAACAACGTAACTTGGCGTGTAAATATTATTGGGTTAGCAATTCAAAAAAATATCAATATTATGAGGTTGAAAAATCTTGAATTAGCATATACCCCAGCTCTGTGCGAAGTTTATGATATACTAGCAATGCTGATAGATTACAGCGCTAGAAAATTAAAAAAGGCGTAA
- a CDS encoding small multi-drug export protein codes for MGIKFQGYYKTLKLLLPVGIAGFVIIFLYVLGAKYLLLLIFSYALPPTMFAGRLVMLFFVPFGITIAQAISGLVFVDSVYSAILAWNFDLLTKIPKLGKLVLKAEYKGYRALETHKWVKNLALLGVAVFVALPLYGTNAIIGTIVGRLIGLRPLNTWLATILGSILGAMIIAIIYGLITIIF; via the coding sequence ATGGGTATTAAATTCCAAGGTTATTACAAAACTCTTAAATTATTATTGCCAGTGGGTATTGCCGGGTTTGTAATAATATTTTTATACGTACTTGGTGCAAAATACCTTCTTCTGCTAATTTTTTCTTATGCTTTACCACCAACAATGTTTGCAGGAAGATTGGTAATGCTATTCTTTGTGCCTTTTGGAATCACGATTGCCCAAGCTATATCAGGGCTTGTATTCGTAGATTCTGTATATAGCGCTATACTTGCATGGAATTTTGATCTGCTGACCAAAATTCCTAAACTTGGGAAATTAGTTTTGAAAGCAGAATATAAAGGCTATAGAGCGCTGGAAACTCATAAATGGGTAAAAAATCTAGCTTTGTTGGGCGTAGCTGTTTTTGTAGCACTACCTCTTTACGGTACGAATGCCATCATAGGTACAATTGTAGGAAGATTAATTGGTTTGAGGCCGCTCAATACATGGCTTGCAACAATATTAGGCTCAATACTAGGTGCTATGATTATTGCCATAATATATGGATTGATTACAATTATTTTTTAG
- a CDS encoding fibrillarin-like rRNA/tRNA 2'-O-methyltransferase — MVIKELHFRNIFSDSKFLYTKNLVPGYRVYNEKLVVYNNVEYRRWSPRRSKLAAMLIKKCSTMPIVPGAKVLYLGAASGTTCSHISDIIENGVVYCLEYSPRAFRDLVQVCRRRNNMIPILGNANKASAYEHFLEYVDVIYQDIAQRNQAEIFLRNVRFLKKGCFGIIMLKARSISAVDKPDKIYKQEIVKLKEGGKLTIAETINLEPYEREHLAIVSIKI; from the coding sequence ATGGTTATAAAAGAGTTGCATTTTAGAAACATATTCTCAGACAGCAAATTCCTTTATACTAAAAATCTAGTACCTGGCTATAGAGTTTACAATGAAAAGCTTGTAGTTTATAATAATGTGGAATACAGAAGATGGAGTCCAAGAAGGAGCAAGCTAGCAGCAATGCTAATTAAGAAATGTAGTACAATGCCTATAGTGCCTGGAGCCAAAGTTCTTTATTTAGGCGCTGCTTCAGGTACTACTTGCTCGCATATTTCAGATATTATTGAGAACGGTGTTGTTTATTGCCTAGAGTACTCGCCCAGAGCGTTTAGAGACCTTGTGCAAGTATGCAGAAGGAGAAATAATATGATACCTATTTTAGGAAATGCAAATAAGGCTAGCGCTTACGAGCATTTTTTAGAGTATGTAGATGTTATTTATCAAGATATAGCGCAAAGGAATCAAGCTGAAATTTTTTTGAGGAACGTGAGATTCCTTAAAAAAGGTTGCTTTGGTATTATTATGCTGAAAGCGAGGAGCATAAGCGCGGTAGATAAGCCTGATAAAATTTACAAGCAAGAAATTGTCAAGCTCAAAGAAGGCGGGAAATTGACTATCGCGGAGACTATAAATTTAGAGCCTTACGAAAGAGAGCATTTAGCAATAGTCTCTATAAAAATTTAA
- a CDS encoding DUF5711 family protein, giving the protein MLKITIGEPRWGYRTGGTVRDIAISQTGKYIVLASYDGYVYFTDAKGDLLWDYKVGKEARDVAISAQGNVCIASSEGGNIYIFDKAGKTLMEHKANAVVREVAISSDGKYAIAGSDDKNIYFFDCQKKLWEYKTDGWVGRVAISKNGDYCVAGSTDNNIYFFNNLGKLLWKYRTRSWLESVALTQDGSYAVGGSDDRTVYFFNREGKLLWSYETINPILCIRTSANAELIAVGVECEAYVFNKVGKLLWHRVVGFEIPELKPCLNSELVAIGSRSGWIDVFDKSGKLLWRYNAGCWVESIDTTESGNFVVAGLQDGRALFFDTTKIIMDKVESVRAKISWLKDSIKISDSDLVKLESLLTNSKEYATSHYYTEASQNIADCEALLARLGKIEIRNCSACGRKVEKDWIVCPFCGRALRV; this is encoded by the coding sequence ATGCTAAAAATTACTATAGGAGAGCCGAGATGGGGATATAGGACAGGAGGTACTGTAAGAGATATTGCAATTTCGCAAACTGGCAAATACATAGTTTTAGCTTCATATGACGGCTATGTTTATTTTACAGATGCGAAAGGCGATTTACTATGGGACTATAAAGTTGGTAAAGAAGCAAGGGATGTGGCAATCTCAGCGCAAGGTAATGTTTGTATCGCTTCCTCGGAGGGAGGCAATATTTATATATTCGATAAAGCAGGTAAAACGTTAATGGAGCACAAAGCAAATGCTGTTGTACGAGAAGTTGCAATTTCAAGTGATGGCAAATACGCAATCGCAGGTTCAGACGATAAAAATATTTATTTTTTCGATTGCCAGAAGAAGCTGTGGGAGTATAAAACTGACGGCTGGGTAGGAAGAGTAGCAATCTCAAAAAATGGCGACTATTGTGTTGCAGGCTCTACAGACAACAATATTTATTTTTTCAATAACTTAGGAAAACTTTTATGGAAATATAGAACAAGGAGCTGGCTCGAATCTGTAGCTTTAACTCAGGATGGTAGCTACGCAGTAGGAGGCTCCGACGATAGAACCGTATACTTCTTTAATAGAGAGGGCAAATTATTGTGGAGCTATGAAACAATCAACCCTATTTTGTGTATAAGAACTAGTGCAAACGCAGAGCTTATCGCAGTTGGTGTAGAGTGCGAAGCTTATGTGTTCAATAAAGTAGGGAAGCTACTATGGCATAGAGTAGTTGGGTTCGAAATTCCAGAGCTCAAGCCCTGCCTTAATAGCGAGCTTGTAGCTATAGGTAGTAGAAGTGGCTGGATAGATGTATTCGATAAATCTGGGAAGCTCCTTTGGAGATATAATGCAGGCTGCTGGGTGGAGTCTATAGATACAACTGAGAGCGGCAATTTTGTTGTTGCAGGCTTGCAAGACGGTAGAGCACTCTTTTTCGATACTACTAAAATAATAATGGATAAGGTAGAGAGTGTTAGAGCCAAAATAAGCTGGTTGAAAGATAGTATTAAAATTTCAGATAGCGATTTAGTCAAGCTCGAAAGTTTATTGACCAATTCTAAAGAATACGCAACTTCACATTATTACACTGAGGCTTCTCAAAATATTGCTGATTGCGAAGCTCTACTAGCTAGGCTTGGAAAAATTGAAATTAGAAACTGCAGTGCATGCGGTAGAAAGGTAGAGAAAGACTGGATTGTATGCCCCTTCTGCGGCAGAGCTTTACGAGTGTAG
- the nrdD gene encoding anaerobic ribonucleoside-triphosphate reductase, which yields MRARDFGIREIKKEEEESTELALFVRTSDEEIRKWDRQKIYEALVRETDIHTDAARIIAKEVEKLIASLEIEVLTAPLIRELTNAKLIEYGLERVRRQHTRLGVPLYDARTVIITPNKENANVPHGPEATNLSLAERIKKEFALLEVFSQDVADAHMKGAIHLHDLGMVDRPYCSGNSIEYVKKFGLNLPNAISIAKPAKHAEVLISQLIKFSAALQGSFAGAIGWDAVNIFLAPYLVGIDDRRMKQLAQILVFEFAQQAVARGGQSIFSDLNIYWEVPEHFADVHAIGPGGEYTGKIYRDYTNESQRFAKALFEVYKEGDALGRPFFFPKPNVHLTDNFFSTQGHEEFLSLISDVAGDKGNTYFVFDRDGTAKISECCRLAFMLNENDLEDAKTPWKMRYSAMQNVTINLPRIAYEANGNDNKLFELLDSRIELVARAHYQKREFITKLLALGNRGPLTLLAMALDNEPYYRLHRATFLLGILGLNEMVQYHTGQQLHESKEALKFGLKVIAFMKRKAEEYGNKYNLKMPLEQTPAESTAYRLAKLDLAYYPVQASAVVKGDKSTGEIYYTNSTYLNVGAPINPIDRVKLEGLFHPMIEAGALTHIWIADSLPSAESIANFVEKVFKHTANAQIAFSPEFTSCLTCGKVVRGLYDNCAYCTSTAVEGITRVTGSFSKVGTWNRGKLGELKERYRVRS from the coding sequence ATGAGAGCACGCGATTTTGGTATAAGAGAAATAAAGAAGGAGGAAGAAGAGAGTACAGAGCTGGCGCTTTTCGTAAGAACTTCTGACGAAGAAATCCGTAAATGGGATAGGCAGAAAATTTACGAGGCTTTAGTTAGAGAGACTGATATTCATACTGATGCAGCTAGAATAATAGCTAAGGAAGTTGAGAAGCTAATTGCAAGCTTAGAAATAGAAGTACTTACAGCGCCTCTTATCAGGGAGCTAACAAATGCAAAGCTTATAGAATATGGCTTGGAAAGGGTAAGGCGTCAGCATACTAGGCTTGGAGTGCCACTCTACGATGCAAGAACTGTTATCATTACTCCCAACAAAGAGAACGCAAACGTGCCTCACGGCCCAGAGGCTACTAACCTAAGCTTGGCTGAAAGAATAAAGAAAGAATTTGCTCTGTTAGAAGTTTTTTCGCAAGACGTGGCTGACGCTCATATGAAAGGCGCTATACATCTCCATGATCTTGGTATGGTTGATAGGCCTTACTGCTCCGGCAATTCTATAGAATATGTTAAAAAATTCGGGCTTAACCTTCCTAACGCTATTTCTATAGCAAAGCCTGCTAAGCATGCAGAAGTTCTCATCAGTCAGCTTATCAAATTCTCAGCTGCTTTACAGGGCTCTTTTGCAGGAGCAATAGGCTGGGATGCTGTAAATATATTCCTTGCACCTTATCTTGTCGGTATTGACGATAGGAGGATGAAACAGCTTGCGCAGATATTAGTTTTCGAATTCGCGCAGCAAGCTGTAGCTAGAGGAGGGCAGAGCATTTTCAGCGACCTCAATATCTACTGGGAAGTCCCGGAGCATTTCGCTGATGTCCATGCAATAGGTCCTGGAGGAGAGTATACAGGCAAAATTTACAGAGATTATACTAACGAAAGTCAAAGATTTGCTAAGGCTCTTTTCGAAGTTTATAAAGAAGGCGATGCTCTAGGAAGACCTTTCTTCTTCCCTAAGCCTAACGTGCATCTCACTGATAATTTCTTTTCCACGCAAGGGCATGAGGAATTTCTCAGCCTGATATCAGATGTAGCAGGCGATAAAGGCAATACCTATTTTGTGTTTGACAGAGACGGTACAGCTAAGATTAGCGAGTGCTGCAGACTTGCATTTATGCTCAACGAAAATGATTTAGAAGATGCAAAAACACCCTGGAAAATGCGGTATAGCGCTATGCAAAATGTAACTATAAATTTGCCTAGAATAGCTTACGAAGCAAACGGTAACGATAATAAACTTTTCGAGCTTTTAGACAGTAGAATAGAACTTGTTGCTAGAGCTCATTATCAGAAGCGCGAGTTCATTACAAAGCTCTTGGCGCTCGGTAATAGAGGACCTTTAACTTTACTTGCAATGGCTCTTGATAATGAGCCATATTATCGCTTGCACCGTGCTACTTTCTTACTAGGTATTTTAGGACTTAACGAAATGGTGCAGTACCATACAGGGCAGCAGTTGCATGAAAGCAAAGAAGCTTTGAAGTTTGGACTGAAAGTTATTGCTTTTATGAAGCGCAAAGCCGAAGAGTATGGTAATAAATACAATCTTAAAATGCCCTTAGAGCAAACCCCTGCGGAGAGCACTGCTTATAGACTCGCAAAACTAGACCTTGCTTACTACCCAGTACAAGCAAGCGCTGTAGTAAAAGGTGATAAAAGCACAGGCGAAATTTACTATACGAACTCAACTTATCTTAATGTAGGAGCTCCTATAAATCCCATAGATAGAGTTAAGCTTGAAGGTCTTTTTCATCCTATGATAGAGGCTGGCGCTTTAACTCATATCTGGATTGCAGATAGCTTGCCTAGCGCAGAGAGTATTGCAAACTTTGTAGAAAAGGTTTTCAAGCATACTGCCAACGCGCAAATTGCATTTTCACCTGAGTTCACATCATGCCTTACTTGCGGAAAGGTTGTGCGAGGGCTCTATGATAATTGCGCCTATTGCACCTCTACCGCAGTAGAGGGTATTACTCGCGTTACAGGCTCCTTCAGCAAAGTAGGCACTTGGAACAGAGGCAAGCTCGGCGAGCTTAAAGAAAGATATAGAGTGAGAAGTTAA